One genomic window of Arachis stenosperma cultivar V10309 chromosome 10, arast.V10309.gnm1.PFL2, whole genome shotgun sequence includes the following:
- the LOC130957129 gene encoding uncharacterized protein LOC130957129, giving the protein MGTKRRNAVTAETQKLLDAGFIRKLRFSSCSVLVTETGKEQHPVYFVRKLLQNAKTIYPTIEKLAFGLVITAWRLRHYFQTHQIIVRFGQPLRQILSKLDLAGQLTKWAIELSEFDISYQSRGSPKVQALTDFISEFTNTEEMVTKWELYVNGASNESECGAGILLKGNTGVHVKQSIKFLFQATNNQAEYEAFLVGLRLAREVKVKNLKVYCDSLLVVQQVTGHFHVRDPLLEKYLNSAKNMIQHFQNFEISHIPREQNCRANILSKLAIYRVTNSSDKLSHLTLTKPSLDIKSVLSVSQEEDWRNPFICYLRTVEIPENENPMSFRHKAIHYTMMGADLYKRGISRPLLKCLGRVDAENAIAEIHDGICGHHARGRSLATKIVRAGYYWPTLREDCRNKVQKCDACQKCVPLIHSPIELLHTLDISWPFHKWGMDILGPFPVAPGQVKFLLVAIDYFTK; this is encoded by the coding sequence CTCCGTGCTTGTAACAGAAACAGGAAAAGAACAACACCCAGTGTATTTTGTGAGAAAATTACTACAAAATGCCAAAACAATATACCCAACGATAGAAAAATTAGCATTCGGCTTGGTCATCACAGCTTGGCGCTTACGGCATTATTTTCAGACGCATCAGATAATAGTTCGCTTCGGTCAACCTCTACGTCAAATATTATCAAAACTAGATCTAGCAGGACAACTCACaaaatgggcaatagagctctcagAATTTGACATCTCCTATCAATCACGAGGATCTCCTAAAGTCCAAGCACTAACCGACTTTATTTCGGAATTCACCAACACAGAAGAAATGGTCACGAAATGGGAACTATATGTAAATGGTGCATCAAATGAGAGCGAATGTGGAGCTGGGATCCTACTAAAAGGCAACACAGGAGTGCACGTCAAACAGTCAATAAAATTTCTCTTTCAAGCCAccaacaaccaagccgaatatgAAGCATTCCTTGTAGGCCTAAGGTTAGCAAGAGAAGTAAAAGTCAAAAACCTAAAGGTATATTGCGACTCCCTTCTTGTAGTACAACAGGTAACTGGTCATTTTCATGTACGAGACCCACTACTAGAAAAGTATTTAAATTCGGCAAAAAACATGATACagcattttcaaaattttgaaatatcaCATATACCTAGAGAACAAAATTGTAGGGCGAATATTTTATCCAAATTAGCTATATATAGGGTAACTAATTCATCAGACAAATTATCACATCTTACACTAACAAAACCAAGTTTAGATATCAAATCTGTTCTAAGTGTGTCACAGGAAGAAGATTGGCGAAACCCATTCATTTGCTATTTGAGAACTGTAGAAATACCTGAAAACGAAAACCCGATGTCATTTAGACATAAAGCAATCCATTACACCATGATGGGAGCTGACCTATACAAACGGGGTATCTCTAGACCATTGCTAAAATGCCTCGGCCGAGTAGATGCAGAAAACGCTATCGCCGAAATCCATGATGGAATCTGTGGACACCATGCTAGAGGCAGAAGTTTGGCCACAAAAATTGTACGAGCAGGATACTACTGGCCGACGTTACGAGAAGACTGTAGAAACAAAGTACAAAAGTGCGATGCATGTCAAAAATGTGTACCACTCATCCATAGCCCAATCGAGTTGTTGCACACCTTGGATATTAGTTGGCCTTTTCATAAATGGGGGATGGAtatactcggcccattcccggTAGCACCAGGACAGGTAAAATTCCTATTAGTAGCAATtgattacttcacaaaatag